Proteins from a single region of Candidatus Polarisedimenticolaceae bacterium:
- the lysA gene encoding diaminopimelate decarboxylase — translation MIVCKFGGTSVQDEAAQERLAAIVRDRVGEGPLVVVSALAKVSDGLIAVLDAALRGDQAGSKRELDAIAGRHRAFGVDVEETLAELESIRQGIVLLGDASPNVRARFVGAGELLSSRILAQRLGATWFDARTVIRTAGTDPEKDPAVIPEIHRLARERLAPHCAPGRIVVTQGFIGSDDTGRMTLLGRGGSDYSASLFGAALGASRIEIWTDVDGVLTANPRIVPGARRVRLLSFDEASELAYFGAKVLHPATLLPAVETSIPVKVLNARRPGGDGTTIVSRPVAPPDDRFVVKAIADKRRIVLVHVVSTRMLMAHGFLARIFNVFDAHRTPVDLLATSEVSVSLTIDDDRRLDAIVEALSAFAKVEVERGLAVVCLVGEGMRGRASIAAEVFRAIRSSRVRLITQGASAINLSVVLPDEEVDAALRQLHEAFFRGSLPAEIFGESFEELEGRAAASGAEREVPGPVSGPSLAELARRHGTPLYVYDLDAIAERARRVKAHLPHPDARLLYACKANAHPAILRKLHELGVGIECASPGEVARALACGHEPGSILLSATNARPAHFADALRRGVRVALGSRSDIRRVGALAPGASILLRVNPGVGDGHHAHVVTGGSHSKFGLALDDLPGALADAEAAGLVVGGLQAHIGSGIVDPAPLHAAADRLLERARAIPSIRTIDFGGGFGVAYRGGDREMDLAAWRDGMAARLDAFERETGRTLTAWIEPGRYLVAPCGWLVAEVVGIKESGGLTFVGLDTGMNHLLRPALYGAYHRIANLTAPDAPDAWVEVVGNICETTDVFASNRPVPRPEEGHLLAILDAGAYGFVMASTYNLWPLPKEVVVAGGAELPD, via the coding sequence ATGATCGTCTGCAAATTCGGAGGAACGTCGGTCCAGGACGAAGCGGCGCAGGAGCGCCTCGCGGCCATCGTGCGGGATCGCGTCGGGGAGGGACCGCTCGTCGTCGTCTCGGCCCTCGCGAAGGTCTCGGACGGCCTGATCGCGGTGCTCGACGCGGCCCTGCGGGGCGACCAGGCCGGGTCGAAACGCGAGCTCGACGCGATCGCGGGGCGGCACCGCGCCTTCGGTGTCGACGTCGAGGAAACCCTCGCCGAGCTCGAGTCGATCCGCCAGGGGATCGTCCTCCTCGGCGACGCCTCCCCCAACGTGCGGGCCCGCTTCGTCGGCGCCGGGGAGCTGCTCTCCAGCCGCATCCTGGCGCAAAGGCTCGGCGCGACCTGGTTCGACGCGCGGACGGTGATCCGGACCGCGGGGACCGACCCCGAGAAGGACCCGGCGGTGATCCCGGAGATCCATCGCCTCGCCCGCGAGCGGCTCGCTCCGCACTGCGCTCCGGGGCGGATCGTCGTGACCCAGGGGTTCATCGGCTCCGACGACACCGGCCGCATGACGCTCCTCGGCCGCGGCGGCTCCGACTACTCGGCGTCGCTGTTCGGCGCGGCCCTCGGCGCCTCGCGGATCGAGATCTGGACCGACGTCGACGGCGTGCTCACCGCGAACCCGAGGATCGTCCCGGGGGCGCGCCGCGTCCGGCTGCTCAGCTTCGACGAGGCCAGCGAGCTCGCGTATTTCGGCGCGAAGGTGCTCCACCCCGCGACCCTGCTCCCCGCGGTCGAGACCTCGATCCCGGTGAAGGTCCTCAACGCGCGGCGCCCCGGTGGGGACGGCACGACGATCGTCTCCCGCCCGGTCGCGCCCCCCGACGACCGGTTCGTGGTCAAGGCGATCGCCGACAAGCGACGCATCGTCCTCGTCCACGTCGTCTCCACGCGGATGCTCATGGCCCACGGCTTCCTCGCCCGGATCTTCAACGTCTTCGACGCCCATCGCACGCCGGTCGACCTGCTCGCGACCTCGGAGGTGTCGGTCTCGCTGACGATCGACGACGACCGGCGCCTCGACGCGATCGTCGAGGCCCTCTCCGCGTTCGCGAAGGTCGAGGTCGAGCGGGGGCTCGCGGTCGTCTGCCTCGTCGGCGAGGGGATGCGCGGACGGGCGTCGATCGCGGCGGAGGTCTTCCGCGCGATCCGCTCCTCGCGCGTGCGCCTGATCACCCAGGGGGCCTCGGCGATCAACCTCAGCGTCGTCCTCCCGGACGAGGAGGTGGACGCCGCGTTGCGCCAGCTCCACGAGGCCTTCTTTCGCGGCTCGCTCCCGGCGGAGATCTTCGGCGAGTCGTTCGAGGAGCTCGAGGGACGCGCCGCCGCCTCCGGCGCCGAGCGCGAAGTCCCAGGGCCCGTCTCGGGCCCAAGCCTCGCCGAGCTCGCGCGTCGCCACGGCACGCCGCTTTACGTCTACGACCTCGACGCGATCGCCGAGCGCGCGCGCCGCGTGAAGGCGCATCTCCCCCACCCCGACGCGCGCCTGCTGTACGCGTGCAAGGCGAACGCGCACCCCGCGATCCTCCGCAAGCTCCACGAGCTCGGCGTCGGGATCGAATGCGCCTCGCCCGGAGAGGTCGCGCGCGCCCTCGCGTGCGGGCACGAGCCCGGCTCGATCCTCCTCTCCGCGACGAACGCCCGCCCCGCGCACTTCGCCGATGCGTTGCGCCGCGGGGTGCGCGTGGCGCTCGGCTCCCGCTCGGACATCAGGCGGGTGGGCGCCCTCGCCCCCGGCGCGTCGATTCTCCTGCGGGTGAACCCCGGCGTCGGGGACGGCCACCACGCCCACGTCGTGACGGGGGGCTCGCACAGCAAGTTCGGCCTCGCGCTCGACGACCTCCCCGGCGCGCTCGCCGACGCCGAGGCGGCCGGCCTCGTCGTCGGCGGCCTCCAGGCGCACATCGGCTCCGGAATCGTCGATCCCGCGCCGCTTCACGCCGCCGCCGACCGCCTGCTCGAGCGCGCGCGGGCGATCCCCTCGATCCGCACGATCGACTTCGGCGGAGGATTCGGGGTCGCGTACCGCGGCGGCGACCGCGAGATGGACCTCGCCGCGTGGCGCGACGGGATGGCGGCGCGCCTCGACGCCTTCGAGCGGGAGACCGGGCGCACCCTGACCGCGTGGATCGAGCCGGGACGCTACCTCGTCGCGCCGTGCGGCTGGCTCGTCGCGGAGGTGGTCGGTATCAAGGAGTCGGGGGGGCTGACCTTCGTCGGCCTCGACACGGGAATGAACCATCTGCTCCGCCCCGCCCTCTACGGCGCCTACCACCGCATCGCGAACCTGACGGCCCCCGACGCCCCCGATGCCTGGGTCGAGGTCGTCGGGAACATCTGCGAGACGACCGACGTCTTCGCCTCGAACCGGCCCGTCCCGCGTCCG